Proteins encoded by one window of Cervus canadensis isolate Bull #8, Minnesota chromosome 18, ASM1932006v1, whole genome shotgun sequence:
- the LOC122420094 gene encoding liver carboxylesterase-like isoform X2 translates to MWLLALVLTSLSSFTAWGLAPSSPVVDTAQGRVLGKHVSLKGFAQPVAVFLGVPFAKPPLGSLRFAPPQPAEPWIFVKNTTSYPPMCSQDPVGAQLLSDLFTNRKENISLTFSEDCLYLNIYTPADLTKRSRLPVMVWIHGGGLMVGGASTYDGLALSAHENVVVVTIQYRLGIWGFFSTGDEHGRGNWGHLDQVAALRWVQENIANFGGDPGSVTIFGESAGGESVSVLVLSPLAKNLFHRAISESGVALTSALVKKDMKAAAEQIAAFAGCKTTTSAVLVHCLRQKTEDELMEITLKMKFFTLDLHGDPRESHPFLPTMVDGMLLPKTPEEMLAEKNFNNVPYMVGINKQEFGWIIPLLMGYPLSEDKLDQKTATSLLWQSYPFLSIPEELTPVATDKYLGGTHDPVKKKDLFLDLIADVVFGIPSVNVARHYRDAGAPIYMYEFQYRPSFSSELKPKTVIGDHGDEIFSVFGAPFLKDGASEEEINLSKMVMKFWANFARNGNPNGEGLPHWPAYDHKEGYLQIGVNTRAAEKLKDKEVAFWNELWSREAAKKAPQSKHVEL, encoded by the exons ATGTGGCTCTTAGCTCTGGTCCTGACTTCCCTCAGCTCCTTCACAGCTTGGG GGCTGGCGCCCTCATCGCCTGTCGTGGACACCGCTCAGGGCAGAGTCCTGGGGAAACATGTCAGCTTGAAAGGATTTGCACAGCCTGTGGCCGTCTTCCTGGGAGTCCCTTTTGCCAAGCCTCCTCTTGGATCCTTGAGGTTTGCTCCACCGCAGCCTGCAGAGCCATGGATCTTCGTGAAGAATACCACCTCTTACCCTCCCAT GTGCTCCCAGGACCCAGTGGGGGCGCAGTTGCTCTCGGATCTCTTTACCAACAGAAAGGAGAACATTAGCCTCACGTTTTCCGAAGACTGCCTTTACCTAAATATTTACACCCCTGCTGACTTGACGAAGAGAAGCAGGCTGCCG GTGATGGTGTGGATCCATGGAGGAGGTCTGATGGTGGGCGGGGCATCAACCTATGATGGGCTGGCCCTCTCTGCCCATGAAAACGTGGTGGTGGTGACCATTCAGTACCGCCTGGGCATctggggattcttcag CACAGGGGACGAGCACGGCCGCGGGAACTGGGGCCACTTGGACCAGGTGGCCGCGCTGCGCTGGGTCCAGGAGAACATTGCCAACTTTGGAGGGGATCCAGGCTCTGTGACCATCTTTGGAGAGTCAGCAGGAGGGGAAAGTGTCTCCGTTCTT GTGTTATCTCCCCTGGCCAAGAATCTCTTCCACCGGGCCATCTCTGAGAGTGGTGTGGCCCTCACTTCTGCCCTGGTCAAGAAGGACATGAAGGCTGCAGCTGAG CAAATTGCTGCCTTTGCTGGCTGTAAAACCACCACCTCGGCTGTCCTTGTTCACTGCCTGCGCCAGAAGACAGAGGACGAGCTCATGGAGATAACACTGAAAATG AAATTTTTTACTCTTGATTTACATGGAGACCCCAGAGAG AGCCATCCTTTCCTGCCCACCATGGTTGACGGAATGCTGCTGCCAAAGACGCCTGAAGAGATGCTGGCTGAAAAGAATTTCAACAATGTTCCCTACATGGTGGGAATCAACAAGCAAGAGTTTGGCTGGATTATTCCACTG CTCATGGGCTACCCTCTGTCTGAAGACAAGCTGGACCAGAAGACGGCCACGTCACTCCTGTGGCAGTCCTACCCTTTCCTT AGCATTCCTGAGGAACTGACTCCAGTGGCCACTGACAAGTATTTAGGAGGGACACACGACCCTGTCAAAAAGAAAGACCTGTTCCTGGACTTGATAGCAGATGTGGTATTTGGCATCCCGTCTGTAAATGTGGCCCGTCACTACAGAG ATGCTGGAGCCCCCATCTACATGTATGAGTTTCAATATCGCCCAAGCTTCTCATCAGAGCTGAAACCCAAGACGGTGATAGGAGACCACGGGGATGAAATCTTCTCTGTCTTCGGGGCTCCATTTCTAAAAG ATGGTGCCTCAGAAGAGGAAATCAATCTCAGCAAAATGGTGATGAAATTCTGGGCCAACTTTGCTCGGAATGG GAACCCTAATGGGGAGGGGCTTCCCCATTGGCCAGCATATGACCACAAAGAAGGGTACCTTCAGATTGGTGTCAACACTCGGGCAGCTGAGAAGCTGAAAGACAAGGAAGTGGCTTTCTGGAACGAGCTTTGGTCCAGGGAGGCGGCAAAGAAGGCACCACAGTCAAAACATGTCGAGCTGTGA
- the LOC122420094 gene encoding liver carboxylesterase-like isoform X1: protein MWLLALVLTSLSSFTAWAGLAPSSPVVDTAQGRVLGKHVSLKGFAQPVAVFLGVPFAKPPLGSLRFAPPQPAEPWIFVKNTTSYPPMCSQDPVGAQLLSDLFTNRKENISLTFSEDCLYLNIYTPADLTKRSRLPVMVWIHGGGLMVGGASTYDGLALSAHENVVVVTIQYRLGIWGFFSTGDEHGRGNWGHLDQVAALRWVQENIANFGGDPGSVTIFGESAGGESVSVLVLSPLAKNLFHRAISESGVALTSALVKKDMKAAAEQIAAFAGCKTTTSAVLVHCLRQKTEDELMEITLKMKFFTLDLHGDPRESHPFLPTMVDGMLLPKTPEEMLAEKNFNNVPYMVGINKQEFGWIIPLLMGYPLSEDKLDQKTATSLLWQSYPFLSIPEELTPVATDKYLGGTHDPVKKKDLFLDLIADVVFGIPSVNVARHYRDAGAPIYMYEFQYRPSFSSELKPKTVIGDHGDEIFSVFGAPFLKDGASEEEINLSKMVMKFWANFARNGNPNGEGLPHWPAYDHKEGYLQIGVNTRAAEKLKDKEVAFWNELWSREAAKKAPQSKHVEL from the exons ATGTGGCTCTTAGCTCTGGTCCTGACTTCCCTCAGCTCCTTCACAGCTTGGG CAGGGCTGGCGCCCTCATCGCCTGTCGTGGACACCGCTCAGGGCAGAGTCCTGGGGAAACATGTCAGCTTGAAAGGATTTGCACAGCCTGTGGCCGTCTTCCTGGGAGTCCCTTTTGCCAAGCCTCCTCTTGGATCCTTGAGGTTTGCTCCACCGCAGCCTGCAGAGCCATGGATCTTCGTGAAGAATACCACCTCTTACCCTCCCAT GTGCTCCCAGGACCCAGTGGGGGCGCAGTTGCTCTCGGATCTCTTTACCAACAGAAAGGAGAACATTAGCCTCACGTTTTCCGAAGACTGCCTTTACCTAAATATTTACACCCCTGCTGACTTGACGAAGAGAAGCAGGCTGCCG GTGATGGTGTGGATCCATGGAGGAGGTCTGATGGTGGGCGGGGCATCAACCTATGATGGGCTGGCCCTCTCTGCCCATGAAAACGTGGTGGTGGTGACCATTCAGTACCGCCTGGGCATctggggattcttcag CACAGGGGACGAGCACGGCCGCGGGAACTGGGGCCACTTGGACCAGGTGGCCGCGCTGCGCTGGGTCCAGGAGAACATTGCCAACTTTGGAGGGGATCCAGGCTCTGTGACCATCTTTGGAGAGTCAGCAGGAGGGGAAAGTGTCTCCGTTCTT GTGTTATCTCCCCTGGCCAAGAATCTCTTCCACCGGGCCATCTCTGAGAGTGGTGTGGCCCTCACTTCTGCCCTGGTCAAGAAGGACATGAAGGCTGCAGCTGAG CAAATTGCTGCCTTTGCTGGCTGTAAAACCACCACCTCGGCTGTCCTTGTTCACTGCCTGCGCCAGAAGACAGAGGACGAGCTCATGGAGATAACACTGAAAATG AAATTTTTTACTCTTGATTTACATGGAGACCCCAGAGAG AGCCATCCTTTCCTGCCCACCATGGTTGACGGAATGCTGCTGCCAAAGACGCCTGAAGAGATGCTGGCTGAAAAGAATTTCAACAATGTTCCCTACATGGTGGGAATCAACAAGCAAGAGTTTGGCTGGATTATTCCACTG CTCATGGGCTACCCTCTGTCTGAAGACAAGCTGGACCAGAAGACGGCCACGTCACTCCTGTGGCAGTCCTACCCTTTCCTT AGCATTCCTGAGGAACTGACTCCAGTGGCCACTGACAAGTATTTAGGAGGGACACACGACCCTGTCAAAAAGAAAGACCTGTTCCTGGACTTGATAGCAGATGTGGTATTTGGCATCCCGTCTGTAAATGTGGCCCGTCACTACAGAG ATGCTGGAGCCCCCATCTACATGTATGAGTTTCAATATCGCCCAAGCTTCTCATCAGAGCTGAAACCCAAGACGGTGATAGGAGACCACGGGGATGAAATCTTCTCTGTCTTCGGGGCTCCATTTCTAAAAG ATGGTGCCTCAGAAGAGGAAATCAATCTCAGCAAAATGGTGATGAAATTCTGGGCCAACTTTGCTCGGAATGG GAACCCTAATGGGGAGGGGCTTCCCCATTGGCCAGCATATGACCACAAAGAAGGGTACCTTCAGATTGGTGTCAACACTCGGGCAGCTGAGAAGCTGAAAGACAAGGAAGTGGCTTTCTGGAACGAGCTTTGGTCCAGGGAGGCGGCAAAGAAGGCACCACAGTCAAAACATGTCGAGCTGTGA